One region of Miscanthus floridulus cultivar M001 chromosome 19, ASM1932011v1, whole genome shotgun sequence genomic DNA includes:
- the LOC136527269 gene encoding bZIP transcription factor 46-like, producing the protein MEMPGGSGAPSLARQGSVYSLTFDEFQSTLGGASKDFGSMNMDELLRNIWTAEESNAMAAAAPTTAAASVDAHARTQQQQQQPPGAPILHQGSFTLSRTLSQKTVDEVWREIVGFTGAEDAQLVAAPAPAPAPAPLPAQAQAQRQQTLGSMTLEEFLVRAGVVREDMGHQTLVLQPHAQGLFSQGNAVAPQTMQLGNGMVAGVVGQGLGGGMTVAAPTTPVVLNGMGKVEAGDLSSLSPVPYPFDTALRVRKGPTVEKVVERRQRRMIKNRESAARSRARKQAYIMELEAEVAKLKDQNDELQKKQVEMLKKQKDEVLERINNQHGPKAKKLCLRRTLTGPW; encoded by the exons ATGGAGATGCCGGGAGGGAGCGGGGCCCCATCGCTGGCGCGGCAGGGCTCGGTCTACTCGCTCACGTTCGACGAGTTCCAGAGCACGCTCGGCGGCGCCAGCAAGGACTTCGGCTCCATGAACATGGACGAGCTGCTGCGCAACATCTGGACGGCCGAGGAGTCCAACGCCATGGCCGCGGCCGCCCCGACCACGGCGGCCGCATCCGTGGacgcgcacgcacgcacgcagcagcagcagcagcagccgcccggGGCGCCCATCCTGCACCAGGGCTCCTTCACGCTGTCCCGCACGCTCAGCCAGAAGACGGTCGACGAGGTCTGGCGCGAGATCGTGGGCTTCACCGGCGCGGAGGACGCGCAGCTGGTCGcggctcccgctcccgctcccgcgcccgcgccgctgccggcgcaggcgcaggcgcagcgGCAGCAGACGCTGGGGTCCATGACTCTGGAGGAGTTCCTGGTACGCGCCGGCGTGGTTCGGGAGGACATGGGGCACCAGACCCTCGTGCTGCAGCCGCACGCGCAGGGGCTTTTCTCCCAGGGCAATGCGGTCGCGCCGCAGACCATGCAGCTGGGGAACGGGATGGTGGCCGGGGTCGTCGGGCAGGGGCTCGGAGGAGGGATGACGGTGGCGGCGCCCACGACGCCGGTCGTGCTCAACGGGATGGGGAAGGTGGAGGCGGGGGATCTGTCGTCGCTGTCGCCGGTGCCGTATCCCTTCGACACTGCGTTGAGGGTGAGGAAGGGGCCGACCGTTGAGAAGGtggtggagaggaggcagcgccgCATGATCAAGAACAGGGAGTCGGCCGCCAGGTCGCGTGCGAGGAAGCAG GCATACATAATGGAGCTGGAAGCTGAGGTGGCAAAACTCAAGGATCAGAATGATGAGTTGCAGAAAAAGCAG GTTGAAATGCTAAAGAAGCAAAAGGATGAG GTCCTGGAGCGAATCAACAACCAACATGGACCAAAGGCAAAGAAACTTTGCCTGCGCCGCACCCTGACTGGCCCATGGTAG